TAACTTTTTTCCTGTTATGGCCTTAACTTTTTTCCTGTTATCACATTTGACAGAACTGTGGCTTCATGTTTTCCGATTCTCTACCACAATTACAAGCACAAAGGGCCAAATTTCATTATTCTATTTTGTGTATTTTGTTCATCCTTTATCAATCAATATATACTATTTGTATATTGCAATTTCGTTCTGGATATTCCTTTAGATTGTGTTAATTTCAAGTGTGCAACTGGTGAATGTTACTTTAATTATTGGCTAAcacatgaaaatgtttttaatgtgATGATTGGTATTTTGTCGGTGATTATATTTATTCGTTTGTTTATTTGGAATCATATGGTGGAGAAGGAGAAAAATAAAGGTATTTCGAAAGTTAGTTgtgactaaaaattttgaattttttcaattccacaTATCACACTTGGTGTAAGgttgttcaataaaaatttgatctacaggcgaaaatttttttgccgagaaaaatgtgaagtcTGCAAGCTCTTagccatgcaaaatcagttgaaaagtctgtgTCTAGAAGCGTCTAAATTTCTGCAACTCTCGTAGATCATACCGCAATGGGACACTCTAGGTGATCGAGCATgcagaaatatcaaaatttattcaaagtcattatttttcgaaatatgtTTTGTTGGTCATTTGGCAATATTCCAAAActtaaatgaaaatattgaaaaacctaggaatttttcgaataaacaTGCTATGTTAGACTAATGTGCTAGCCAGcatttaagattaaaaaaaaattttttaaacaacttttaaagatataaataattcaaaaaacatactatgcaaaaaacatttttccgttCCAGGCCACTCGCATTGCACTTCTCGACTTTCTAGTTGTATTGTTTACAAACATTATTCCATCGTatttatttctcttttttccacAGTTCAATTTCGATACAGTTGGACCTGTTGTGgcattgttcaaaaatgtcgGATTTGCGCTCGAAACATTGATAATTATGAAAGCgcttggaaaaagaaaaaatgaatctcAAGTAGTTGCAGTGAGGTCGAATTCGAATCggacataattttaaaatttttattgggataaattgtttttttttgttggttaaCACACGAAAAGTGATATTGACTCgtaataaatgaataaaattaccTTGTTTTTCCTTATTCCCCTGACCCAAAAGCCATTTAATTTTCTGTCTACCTTGCTTTCATTTCCGTCTTAAAAAATCACGGGCAATGCTTGAAATGAAAACTACAGTTTGTTTGCAATTTTGTTTTGGATATTCCTTTAAATTGtgtcaatttcaaatgtgcaacTGGAAAATGTTACTTCGACTATTGGCTGACGTACGATTACGTATTCAATATTATTATCACAATATTTTCAGTGGTGATTATTATCAGGCTTTTCATTTGGAATCATTTTGTGAAAACCAAAACTTGTAAAGTGATTGCAAGAGTAAGTGTAGAGATTTGTTAattgacaaacttttttcaagccTAGACTAAAAAAGAATATCTATAAATTTCAGGCCACGTGGATAGCTCTTCTAGACTTTGCTATAATTTTATTGACCAATATAATTCCCTCATTTGTATTTCTCAATTATCCACAATTCAGTTTTGAAACCGTTGGTCCTATGATTGCACTTTTCAAGAATGTTGGATACGTCGTTGAGACCATAATAATAATGAAGACACTTGGAAAGAATAACCAAAAAGTTGTACTTCCAGTGAGGCTCTCTTCAAATCTGTCATAATTTATTGTGGGCCTTTGCAGCCTAAGCCTGCCTTGTGCCTATTCTCACATTGTTAGTCGAACGTTACAAATAAATACATAGTACAAATAAAAGCTTATTCAGTCATGCTCTCCATTTTCAAATCGGATACTCAAATGAATCATACGTGTTATTAGTTTTCGGAAGATCATCCACAGATCCATCGATGAATCGATACCTCATTGTCAGATGTGAAGCATATCTCATCTTATTGTACAGAGTAACAGGTGTTGGGTTCAACTTTGAAGTGTAGGTTGCATTCCATCCCTCTTGATCCGTGCAGCAAAATCTAAATTAGAAAGTACTAGATTGATCGAAAACAGGTTCACAAACAAGGGATTGATCACCCTGGGATCTCCCATGTGCTTGATTTCATAGCCACTCCAAAGACAACTGCCGGCACAGGTGAATCTATAGATGCCAGTTACTTGAACTTGAATTGTTTTGTTTCGAGGAGCCTGCAGTTTTTTCGGTCAGAACTTGAATATTTCCAGCCACAAATTTCTTTACCTCAATAAACAAAACAGTTTTCATAAACTCGTTCTCATAAAGATTGTTAAACCCAAACTGCAAAGAGTACTCTACCCATTCCGGCCCTGCCATAAATTTCTTGGTGAAAGTCCTTTCATCATTTGGCACATCATCACAAAACCTTCCTCCAAACCCATTCGGACAAAAACATTCCGAACATTTTGCTGGATTTGGTATACTTCCATTTTTACAGTCCAGAGTTTCAGGACACGTGCATTGGTATTTTCTATTAATAGCTAACATGTCAGAGAAGCTGATTAGCCGGATTCCGATTGTGTGTTTCCAAATCGGATTTATTGGCTTCAGAAGATCAGAGTAGTGGTACAACATAACACTAGCAAAATCGAATGGAACTGGATTGAATGACTCGTTGACGGAAAGCTTTCTCCAACTGGACTGAAACGTTATCAAATTACCAATTCCTCAAAGTGTAAACTCACAACATCATTGGTTTTTACAATCACATACTCATCTCGGTCGTACCTGCTTTGGGTGTGCATGGAACCCAAAGCATGTATGATTTCGTGAGCGGCATTTTCCATCTGAAACAAGTAAGAAATCGACAGAAAACAACCTTACACCACACGGTCCAGAGATACATGGTTTAGCAACCCTTGAACTTATACTTGGCCACATACACTTACTGTGGGatggagtagcgtcagtggagaaattgttaaaaatcacttctttggtcccaaaatgaccaaatatcataatacaacttttcaaaaaagttttgaaaattttttattaacgaCAGTcgaaagtggcaattactcagtcgACTTTTACTTTTTACTTACTTATTACTTAGTCgaccaaaataaaaactttttccgacattttttatgttttaattttgtttagattatttgtattaaaacattgtagaggtcgaaacatgcggcatttctataaatttcctcaaaagctcgtatttttcaaaattttggcaatttgccacaactttgaccggaaattatgaaaaatctaacaatttttggagtgttttattatggtATTCGGTTGTTGTGGATCATTATaggtgcatttagacaaaatccccactggcgctactccacctttaagaccCTGTAACTTATGAGTGATCTACGACCGGTTTCAACCGAGCGTCCTAACTATAACATCGAGGTTGCAAGGAACCCTGCAGCGGAGCGTCAAGTCGGTTTTGCCCAAACACAATTTAGTCGCTCTTTGTCCAGGTAAGGTCCCGTGTCAAATACCTCTccatataaaaattgcaaactaaCCGTCATACATGATCTATCAAGCCAAACTGCTTGAGCTCCGCCTCTCATCCCGACATAAGATGCACATCCAGTCCCGTCGCTGAAACAAACACTCagccaatttgaaaaaaatcaaagttcaCTCACTTGAGAAACACTATTATATTTTCTGCTTTAGGAGCATGTATAAACTTGATACAAGTTCGTTCACTGATATACTTGATCGCTCTCTTtattaaatatatttgatCATCCTGAAGAGATGGATCAAATTCATAGTAAACGGTGTTATTTGTCCATAAATAACCATGCATCATTTGTCGTTTCTGCCGCGCACCATCATCTTTTttgattcttcaaaaaaatgaattacaCTTACGCTTCTTCCAAATACCAAAACTCACTCATAAGCGTCTAAATTTATTTCGTTGACACCAAGTAAATCCTGATTACAAGCGGTTTCCTCTTCTGCGGTAGGAATACAGTGACATGAAGCTACTAGTATTATAAGAAGGTAAATTAAACGGCTCATTGAGGCTTTTCAAATAAACTGAATTGTGTTTTTTCGGGCAGAAAGGAAAGTCcacatatttgaaatttgcattatGGTAATGATGAACTAATTTACATGCACAtatgtaaataaattttctgttGTTTATCGACGGTTTTTTACTTATCCAGGTTAAGTCTTCTTTGAGATCTCACATAATCAAACAGCAGCCAAAAATCAGAATCttcatttagaaaattatgaaaattcaaaattgatgcAAGCTTCTTCTTGATTGAAGTCTCCAAATATGTCGTTCCCTGCTCTCCGCCGTGTGATACGATTCCACGtgtaacatttcaaaaatcgatttcctATAAGGTCTGTGAACCATCAGCATTGTAATAGTTGATAATACTCCGTGTAATGAAATGATAATGAACGCTAGATTATTTGCACCTAAAATTTCACATGATTTTCTATTCAGAACAAGTTTTGAATAGACATACCCTGGTTATGATAACCTAAATATATTGAGAGCACTATGTGAACAACCGGAAAAGCAAGTATGACTATTGGAATGACTAGTTGAATGCTCATTGCTACAAAATACTGATTTTGTAAACgatttttatttctagaaaCAGGtctatttttgagcaattgaCGGAAAATGAGCCCAATTTGCAGaagtatttgaaaatggagaagGCTCAACGCGGACACAATGCAAATCACAATGTATTTTCCAGTGAGGCcaagtagaaaaaaattaggatgATTGAAAACATCAGATGCAATGCACgtatttatctgaaaaaaatgcttcGGAAGGTGACAGatgtgaacaaaaaaaacaacatttcgTGACATCAGTTTTCCGTATTCCTGGTCAGGCAGATTGAGAAATATAGGAGCTGGAAATGCGGCAGTCAAAAAGTACTGGGCTGTCACATACAATAATCTGTGCCATTTTCTAGTTGTGCTGGTCTTGTGACCGTGAATCAATCGATATCGACGATCGTCGAGGAATATTAGGATCGTCGCAATCACccctgaattttttatttcaaaaacgatTGTCTGACCTTTTTGtcaaagtttttcgaaaaaaatttggaacaatgttcagtttttttggataaCGGACCCCCCTTTGCCTGATCAGTCAATCATACCTCCAATTGCAGAAATACCTACATAGGTTTGCAATGAAGTTGGAACTCCAAGTAATGCTAGAACGCCGAGTGGATGGCCTCCGCAAACAGGTAAGTGTAAAACTGGCATAgttaaaatactaaaatagACATCGACAAATGCTCCGACAAAGTGCAATAGTAACATGCAAGTCTTCACGGACTCCAATTTTTTCGGCGTTTTCGAAATTATAATGTATGCTCCGAGGGAATGAGTTACAACTTCGATCATAGTGAGAGTGTGTAGAATCTTTGAATAAACTTCATCTGAAGCAAGAAAATCAAGACTTGTAGAGCACATTATAAgttaaattaatgaaaaattatgggAATACAAGCTTTTAAAGATAGAAAAGAGCAGGTGAACTTTTTGCTCGAACTTCCGCTTAGAGTTTGTGTCATAGAACGATAAATCAGGCAGCGGGGGAGGATTTGTTGTTTCTCGGAACTTCCTGCTTGCGTTTCAGAAATGAAATGTGCACTTTAGAAATCAGAACTGGGTTTCAAAATAACACACATCGAACAATGTTCTAAGCTAGCTTCCAGATAGATTTCATGTAAAAGGCAGTACAATTTGAGGTAAAGTGCCTAagagatttttcaagttttgtcaAGAGCAATGAATTAGGGGAGGGAGAATAAACCTCGGAGCAATAGTTCATAATCGGGGccacataaattttgaaaggaAGACCGTAGAAATCAGGTGAGTTGGAGGAGAATGCTTTTAGTATTTGTTCCGTCCGAAGCATGGCTAGGCAACTAACTTTGACAAGGTGTGTCTCAAATTCAAGCTTGCGATCTGGAGACAAGACTCAGTTCGCAAACAGTAAAAGACGAGATTATGGGGATACCATCAACTGTGTAAGAGTG
This is a stretch of genomic DNA from Caenorhabditis elegans chromosome V. It encodes these proteins:
- the srh-149 gene encoding Serpentine Receptor, class H (Confirmed by transcript evidence), with translation MCSTSLDFLASDEVYSKILHTLTMIEVVTHSLGAYIIISKTPKKLESVKTCMLLLHFVGAFVDVYFSILTMPVLHLPVCGGHPLGVLALLGVPTSLQTYVGISAIGGVIATILIFLDDRRYRLIHGHKTSTTRKWHRLLYVTAQYFLTAAFPAPIFLNLPDQEYGKLMSRNINTCIASDVFNHPNFFLLGLTGKYIVICIVSALSLLHFQILLQIGLIFRQLLKNRPVSRNKNRLQNQYFVAMSIQLVIPIVILAFPVVHIVLSIYLGYHNQGANNLAFIIISLHGVLSTITMLMVHRPYRKSIFEMLHVESYHTAESRERHIWRLQSRRSLHQF